The genomic region ctctttgtcctagttttgatagacctgtgtcgtctgccggatggtcacagttcaaaaagagagtgtgctggatgagacaggtctctcagaatattttgggctttctttcggcttcgggaattatagcgttcttccaaggaggggagagggcagccgataatcctctgtgcaggagtgatcaccctttggagcgccttcctatctgccacggtacaactggagaaccacacacagatgcagtaggttaagactaCACCCAGAGGTTTGACCCCCACGTAAGATATTCAAGGTAGAATGCCTCTATACATGGGAGTTCCATTTTTGTTATCATATCATAACTAATAGCCTGTTCTCCTCCAGAAGTGATGGGATCCCTCTGAAATACCACTAGTTAATTATACGGCACATTAAGACAGAGGTTGGGCTGTGGAGTCTGGGGTCTTGAAGGTCACTGGGCTTCCCGTTTTCCACAGAGCTCAGTTAACCCTTGCTTAAGAGTTCACTTAAGAATTCACTTAAGAGTTTAGGAGTTATAGCACACCAAGCATTACTGCCGGAGAAGCAAGTTAACGCTTCCAAAGGGGtagccctttgagggtccataactttggcccccctgaaccaaactgtaccaaacctggggagtatcattagggcagtctccagatgatacccggaaattttggtgccaatacatttaaaaatgcgctcccttcaggaacatcccagaaatttgcccaagaatccttgttctgcattgagttttctgcattgctgtcaatgggggttgcaggctgcgagggggggggcacatttctgaaggcacagtctcaaagctttcagggtctcatcaggagactgccctaatgatactccccaggtttggtgcagtttggttcaggggggccaaagttatggaccctcaaagggggtgccccatcccccattctttccaatgggagctatggagctacattttgagggtccataactttgtccttactgaaccaaactgcaccaaattgggggggtagcataaggacagtcttctgacgatacgctgaaattttggtggcgatatgtctaaaaatgcaccccctgcaggcaccaatgacctggtccaaaaaaaattggggtcatggtggggtggccgcccatggagggggcatccaacataggttttgcccagggcttcagtttgcctcgttacgcccctggattcAACCGGTTAGCTACCGGTTCAGTAGAACTGGTGCAAACCAACTGAATTCTACCTCTGGGGTTCACCGGTGGAATAGcccagggcctctcttcatctgaaTCTGGCACTGACTCtggcgatcagttgtaattatagatcaggggtagggaacctgcggctcgagagctgcatgcagctcttctgcccttgcactgcggctccacgagccgagctgccggcttcatccttgcccgccctgcaggcagcacggcgggcgcaccaattgcacgtggccagctgggcagtgccgcgggcttcccctctcgcccaccccgttcgagcggggcgggcactttcccggcggatGGCAAGGctaagccgctggccccatccttgcccgccctgcaggcagcagggcgggcgcatccatgcgcttctcagaatgagtggagtaaaaggttaaaaaaacccaatatatacagtgttatctttattttaaatgtcaaaaattatttgcggctccaagtgttttcttttcccgtggaaaacgggtccaaatggctctttgagtgttaaaggttccctactcctgttcTAGATCACCAGGTCTggactggaggttggcaacacatgGCTGCAGCAATTAAGTGCTAGGCATGCATTTGCAAAACAGCCCTATAACTGGCCTTGTACTTGAGGCAGGCGATGATGCCCGGCCGGCCTTGTGGGGTGTGCACCACTCCCCTCTCCTGTGTGAGACTAATGGGGGGGGTAGTCAACAGGACGGAGATCATGACCTCACAACAGAGCTTTAGGAAGGGGGGGGTCTGCGGCTCTCCCCAATTTGGAGCACTGCAGGACTGCACAATACCCTTGAGGGAATAAGTTAAGACAGTCTTGCGTTTAGGGTAGGGGGGGCTGACGCAGGTATTTCCTGCCCCTGGGTTCACTCCTGGATGACCGTTCGCTGTGAGCCTGGCCATAGTGCATGGCCTCATGCTGGGGGGGCCCTGCTGTTTGCCCCCCTCCTTGCAGAACAAAACACTGTCCccattgcaaacaaaaaaaacccaaaaaaatctCTTATTGTTTGGGCTTTCAACCCCCGGCTCTTGAGGTCAAGGGTGGCCCCGCCACTTTGATAGGTTCTGGCAGCCGCTATAATTCTGCAAAAGGCCTGCTGGCAGAGGCCTGACCTCTCGCGACCCCCTTCCGCTAGCAAATCCCCTCCTCTCCTGCGGTAGGAAGTCCTCCCATCTGGGGTCAGGGCCTGgtcagaagaggagaggagaacagacCCAAAACTCCGGCTGGATTTCTTGCCTCCCCGGGGGAACAAAACTCACcctccaggcagcagcagcagcagcagcagcagcagcagcagcagcagcagcagcagcagcagcagaagaagaagaagaagaagaagaagaagaagaagaagaagaagaaggggaggaggaggaggaggaggaggaggagtttggacttatatcccccccttctctcctgcaggagactcaaaggggcttacaatctccttgcccttcccccctcacaacaaacaccctgtgaggtaggtggggctgagagagctccgagaagctgtgactagcccaaggtcacccagctggcgtgtgtgggagtgtacaggctaatctgaattccccagataagcctccacagctcaggcggcagagtggggaatcaaacccggttcctccagattagatacacgagctcttaacctcctacaccactgctgctccaaacccGTTCCATCTGCTTGCTAGGGCAGCACCCGTTCAAATCTATATCTGCAAAATGAATATattggaactgggggggggggggggggcagattcccAGTCTGCTTGCATTAGGACCCATTGGCCCGGTTTTTCTTCTTCgttcagcgtggtgtggtggttaagagccggtggattctaatctggagaactgggtttgattccccactcctctccctgagtggcggaggcttatctggtgacccagatgtgttttccgaactcctacattcctgctgagtgatgtagggctagtcagagttctctctgaactctctcagcctcccctacctcacaaggtgtctgttgtggggggaggaagggaaaggagcttgtcagccaccttgagtctccttacaggaaataaaggtggggtataaatcaaaactcttcttcttcttttgctggcCAGGAGAGTAAAGAAGGAGCAATGAAGCAGCAGGAGCTCCCATGCACCAGATAACcgaaggcagtggtggcgaacctatggcacgggtgccagaagtggtactcagagccctctctgtgggcacacgcaaacagagtgtcccccccacacacacacacatctaggctggcctgggccgctgggcttgtttattagcattaaacctaagacctagttttggggaagcagtgtaggtaaccctgttaagcgctgttaaaccccactgattttcatgcgaggaactaaagcactatcctttacctggagtaagcttggttgctggcaatggggcttgcttctgagtaaaccctgctagggtcgtgattcacccgttcgaagagttgaatggttgcttcaaagcaaagccaccgactaccaacaagcttactcccatgtaacgcacgccttggagccaaccggttttccctaaacgaaaacctcagtattcaggttaaatggccgtgttggcactttgcgataaataggtgggtttggggttgcaatttgggccctcggtctcgaaaaggttcgccgtcactgttcCAGGGGATTCTCTAATCGGCATTCCGAACCCTTAGTAGTGGGTGATGTAGATCTTCGTGGTATCTTCGTGGCCACGTCCGCCCCCTCGTGGCCAACCTGCCTCAAAGCACAAGGCAGGCGAGGATTTTCGTGGGGACGCCCCACCCGGGTCTCGCAAATAAAAAGGGGGACCCCCTCCGCCCCCTTCAATCCCCAGGCCCGGGACCCCTCCGGAGGTCTCCCCTGGAGGCCGGGCTGGCCCGAGGACGCGGCTGGGACTGGTTGGGAGGTCaagcggttggggggggggggggctcgtttGGGACGACCCCGCAGCCTGTTCTCCGACCGCGCGTGCCCCCATAGTGCTCGTGCGCATGCGCTTGCCGACAGGTGCGCCAGGAACAACCGGTCAGCCCCCCTTCTGGACCTTGAAGAATTTTCCTTccagttgctggggggggggggggtggatggcgAACCTGAGCAATGCTTGTTGGCCCCCAAAGGCAACACGGGGGGACATTATTGGCCAAGAAGTAGCAGCTGTCCATGGTCGGGGGCGGATTCGAGCAGAGGCCCCCCTTCCTGCAGGGTCCTGTTCGCTGGAGCCGTCATTTAAAAACGCGCCCCAAGGGAAAGTccgcagatttgggggggggggggggggttttgcaaAAAATCCCAAAAGGGAGCAGGCGCCAGATATGACAAGCAACCAGTCGGGCCGCGCAGCAGGCAGCCATTCAACCGGTCAGGTTTTTTCTGTGGGGTATCTTAAAGGCACAGGGAGGGGGGGCAAGCAACCTCAGGTTGGATTCAGCGAGCGGGTGGGTgtgttcctctcccccccccccccggtggcggCGGAAGATGGAAGCGTCGGAGGAGGGGTCGATCCGGGGCGCTTTGCAGAGGAGCAGTGGGTTTGCTGCGAGGAAATGGCCCCATTGCAGCCCCCTTTatacccccaccacccacccctcgcGAAGGGAGGGGCGCAGCGCAATCCTGTGCAGTTACACCCCCCATCCCGTCTCCCTGGCCGTGCAAAAGGCAACGCGGCCGCGGCGGGTCCTCCCCTCCCGAGTTAGCCCCCAGGACCACATTTCCCAGAGGGCAACGGGAGGCGGAGGGGCGGGGAGAGCGGCCCGGGGAGCCCCGAGGccttctgggagatgtagtcctcCTGTCCCAACGAATCAGGGACGAGGGACTACGTTTCCCAGAGTCCTCCCGGAGGAAGAGAAACGGCTTTGCAAGAGGGGGCAGGTCGGGATTCAACACCGAAGGTCAGGGCGGGGGTCTTGCgcgtcgcgggggggggggggggcgagggtggTGCTTGCCCCCTTGcagtgcattgcattgcattacaTTACATTGCAGGCAGGCAGAGTGGGGCAGCCCCCACGCCCCCGGGGAGCAAGAGGCTTTGCAACCTCCACGCCCCCTTCCTCTCTGCGCAGGAGCGACCCTCCGCCCCACTCCGGCCGGGGGCATCCCTGGAGAGGCTGTCGTCTGGGGAGGGTGCagaatccgcccccccccccagtagcccTGTCTTCCAGGGGGGCTGAGCTCTGTGGccactccaggccccacctgaaggttggcagcgcTCGGGCTGGGGGTTAGAGTCGTCCCTGAGGGAAGGCTCTCTGCAGGTGCTCAGAAACCCTTCCACCTACTGCTTCCAGGGATTTGGGGGATGAAAGCGaactcggggtgggggggggggaggtctaaTCTCCTCTCACCTGAAGTGGGCGGGGCCGAGAGCGCCCCCTGTCCTGgagcacaggtgccaaactcatggccctccagatgttatggactacagctcccatcatcccctgccagcatgatgctggcaggggatgatgggaactgtagtccataacatctggagggccacgagtttgacacctgtgtcctagaggGTGGGGCGGCTGAGGCTCATTCAGGGAGCGGAACAGGTGTGGTGCCCCGCCCTGGAGAATCAACAGTCAGAGGTTGGCCTAGGCTTGAggaatatggttgccaactccaggttgagaaactctgGAAGATTGGGGGGGCACGGAGAGGGGGTTTGGGGGagccagggacttcagtggggtataataccgtAGGGACTCAGGAAAGTAGTCGTTTTCTCCAGCAAATCTGAACTCTGCAGTGTGGAGGTGAGCTATTGTTATAGGAGATTTCTAGCTTGGCAACCTTACCAGGGAAAAAGGAAGAGGATCTCTGCTTGGCcgagataccccccccccccccccccccccggagtctTGCGTACATCTCTTTCTGCTGTGCCCCTCCCTCAGGACagggtgggggcgcaggggggcTGCAGCAGCCCCACCGACCCACAGCCCCTCTTGTGTCTTGCAGGCCGGCTCTCTCGCCTCCCCTCCTCCGATGCTGCCGtcccgcctgctgctgctgctcccccgccGCCGGCTCTGCTGGCCGTCGCTGACCTGTGCCTACTCCGCAGGGGGCGGCCCTTCCATGGAGAAGCCGGTGGAGGCGGCCATCCGGGCCAAACTCCAAGAGGCCCTCCAGCCCGTCCACCTGGAGGTCATGAACGACAGCCACATGCACGACGTGCCCCGGGGCTCGGAGACCCACTTCCGGGTGGCGGTGGCCAGCCGGTCCTTCGAGGGCCTCTCCCTCATCCACCGCCACCGGCTGGTGAACGACATCCTGCAGGAAGAGCTAGCCGGCCCGGTGCATGCCCTCTCCATCCAGGCCAAGACCCCGCAGCAGTGGGAGAAGCACCCCGCCGTGGGCCGGAGCCCCCCGTGCCTCGGGGGGGCCAAACACGACCCGCACGTGGCCAGCAAAGTGGGGAAAAGGGACTGACGAACGCCCGGGGGTCGGGGGCTCTTGGGAGCCCTGGGGAGGGGGCGAACCGCTTTGGCAGCTGGGAGGATTCTGCCGCTCCTATCCCAAAGCTTTGCATCGTTGCACTCATTTACAGGAAGGTTTCACAGGGCAGCGGGCGTCTCTCTGCTCGGCAAGGCCTGCTCCGGCCAGCTGTCTGGCTTCTGTTGCAGCAGAAAGATTTGGCTTTTGTGAGAACGAGCGTCCTGCTTCGCCTTTCCCAACACTAATTAAATATCTCCATGTTGTTTAAGGTGTGGCTCGGTGCAGCTTTCATGGGAGGAAGCAGAGATCCTTTCTGCAGAAGACGGCTGGGAGGGAGGCctctgtttatttactttatctgTGTCTCATTTTTTCCCCGACGGGGATTAGATCTTCTCTTCTGTGTTGTCTTTACGAGGTCGGctgtgctaccctgtttccccgaaaataagacatccccggaaaataagacgtagtagaggttttgctgaagtgctaaatataaagcatccccccgaaagtaagacgtagccaagttttcgtttggaagcatgcccgacgaacagaacacagaaaaataagacatcccctgaaaataagacatagcgcatctttgggagcaaaaattaatataagacactgtcttattttcggggaaacatggtagcagggcagagtgggaattcgaacctgcgACTCCCAGAGTAGGCGCCAAagttttaaccactgcaccatggtgagagagagagagagtttggatttatatcccccctttctctcctgtaggagactcaaaggggctgacaatctccttgcccttcccccctcacaacaaacaccctgtgaggtgggtggggctgagagagctccgagaagctgtgactagcccaaggtcacccagagggagtgcgcaggctaatctgaattccccagataagcctccacaactcaagcggcagagctgggaatcaaacccagttcctccagatcagagtgcacctgctcttagccactacgccactcgTGGCACGTTTTCCCTGCCTTAAACTGCTGCCTTTGGCTAACTTGGATCCAGGCCGTGACCTTTCAAAAGGGCCCTTTGGCTACCTGTGGCTGAGCCCAATCTTGGCAGATGGAGGCTTGAATTGAGGGGCTGAATTGCTGTgggctgcaggggtggggggttgggccAAGCCTTTACAGACttattgcagggggggggggggcggagtccCTGGCTTGGGTCAGCCCTGCGCCTAAGGAAGGCTTTGAGAAGAatgttttgtatttataccctgcctttctttcctgtaaggagtctcaaaacagagTACAAAGGCTGATAATGATAacatgttttggaggacactgaccCATAGATGACTCGCCCTGGGAGAAGCCGCAGGGCCCCTCCGCccgtgtaaacaaggaaacacgaGGTGGCCTCGCTGCAAATCCAAGAGCGCACTTCAGATGCTCTGCGCACAGACAGCCGTAGTTTAGTCATCTCTATTAAACTTGGTCGAGTCAGA from Sphaerodactylus townsendi isolate TG3544 linkage group LG01, MPM_Stown_v2.3, whole genome shotgun sequence harbors:
- the BOLA1 gene encoding bolA-like protein 1 codes for the protein MLPSRLLLLLPRRRLCWPSLTCAYSAGGGPSMEKPVEAAIRAKLQEALQPVHLEVMNDSHMHDVPRGSETHFRVAVASRSFEGLSLIHRHRLVNDILQEELAGPVHALSIQAKTPQQWEKHPAVGRSPPCLGGAKHDPHVASKVGKRD